GGAGCCGGTGAGCTGTTCGGCGAGCTCCCGCTCGCGGTCCTCCGGGAGGGACGTCTTGAGGACGGTGCCACCGAAGGGCTCCATGGCCGCGGCGAACCGGTCCTCGGTGATCTTGGAGGCCATGATCACGACGGCCGCCGAGCCGGGCTCCAGCAGTTCGCTCACCTTCTTGCGGAACCCGTTGTCGACGCCCATCTGGTTCAGCTTGCCGATGAGGCCCCCGACGGCGGCACCCACCACACCGATCCCCGGGGTGAGGATGACGATGCCGAGGACCATCCCCCACAGGGCGCCGGCGGTGGCCGAGAGGGCGACCTCCTCGGTCTTCTTGGGGGTGTCCACATGGGTCTCGCCGTCCATGTCCACCCGGACGACGGCGAGACCCTTGAGTTCGACGACGTGGTCGTCACGGAGCTTCTGGACCGCCTTGAAGGCCTTGGTCGCGACCGCGTGGTCGTCGTAGCCGATGACGATGAGTTCGGACATGCGGTTTTCCTCCGGGTCTCT
Above is a genomic segment from Streptomyces sp. NBC_00094 containing:
- a CDS encoding DUF1269 domain-containing protein; amino-acid sequence: MSELIVIGYDDHAVATKAFKAVQKLRDDHVVELKGLAVVRVDMDGETHVDTPKKTEEVALSATAGALWGMVLGIVILTPGIGVVGAAVGGLIGKLNQMGVDNGFRKKVSELLEPGSAAVVIMASKITEDRFAAAMEPFGGTVLKTSLPEDRERELAEQLTGSDTETAG